In the Vibrio gigantis genome, one interval contains:
- the fliH gene encoding flagellar assembly protein FliH, protein MSGDRKRGFLRPEEDNTVAQPQKWGLPDYTSDVSKQAKETAFNYDPGWMPTVEEAIEDEELVLTEEQIELIKQGAYQEGLHQGQEAGFKQGYEKGKEEGFAAGHAEGNEAGKLEGVTAGQEYIQQQVAIFMGLANQFAQPLELMNAQVEKQLVDMVLTMVKEVVHVEVQTNPQIILDTVKESVESLPISGHAITLKLNPEDVTIIRSAYGETELDCRNWTLVAEPALNRGDVQIEAGESSVNYRMEDRVKSVIQNFCGTNRHQGHE, encoded by the coding sequence ATGTCAGGTGATAGAAAACGCGGCTTCCTTCGCCCTGAAGAAGATAATACGGTTGCCCAACCTCAGAAATGGGGGCTACCTGACTACACCTCTGACGTGAGTAAACAAGCCAAAGAAACGGCTTTTAACTACGATCCAGGTTGGATGCCAACAGTAGAAGAGGCCATTGAAGATGAAGAGCTTGTTTTGACCGAAGAGCAAATCGAACTGATCAAGCAAGGCGCTTATCAAGAAGGTTTGCATCAAGGACAAGAAGCTGGCTTCAAACAAGGTTACGAAAAAGGCAAAGAAGAAGGCTTTGCTGCTGGTCATGCCGAAGGTAATGAAGCCGGTAAGCTCGAAGGCGTAACCGCTGGTCAAGAGTACATTCAACAACAAGTGGCTATCTTTATGGGGCTTGCTAACCAGTTTGCTCAACCTTTGGAGCTGATGAATGCTCAGGTTGAAAAGCAGTTGGTGGACATGGTTCTTACTATGGTTAAAGAAGTGGTTCACGTTGAAGTTCAAACCAATCCACAAATCATCCTAGATACCGTGAAAGAGTCAGTAGAATCGCTGCCGATCTCTGGTCATGCGATCACATTGAAGCTTAACCCGGAAGACGTCACGATCATTCGCTCTGCGTATGGCGAAACTGAATTGGATTGTCGCAATTGGACGCTAGTAGCTGAGCCTGCACTTAACCGTGGTGATGTACAAATCGAGGCGGGTGAGTCGAGTGTTAACTACCGTATGGAAGATCGCGTGAAAAGTGTAATTCAGAACTTCTGCGGCACGAACCGCCACCAGGGTCACGAGTAA
- the fliJ gene encoding flagellar export protein FliJ, whose translation MDNALEFLLDQAKDQENQAVLALNKANAELQGYYEQVAQIEKYRLDYCQQLVDRGKAGLTASQYGHLNRFLTQLDETLSKQREAEHHFKNQVDNCQNYWMELRKKRKSYEWLMEKKQKEKAKLQDQREQKQMDEFSTLLYSRKKM comes from the coding sequence ATGGATAACGCATTAGAGTTTCTTCTCGACCAAGCAAAAGACCAAGAAAACCAAGCGGTATTGGCGCTCAACAAAGCGAATGCGGAGCTGCAAGGGTACTACGAACAGGTCGCGCAGATTGAAAAGTACCGACTGGATTATTGCCAGCAACTTGTCGATAGAGGCAAGGCGGGGCTGACTGCCAGTCAATATGGGCATTTGAATCGCTTCTTAACTCAATTGGATGAAACGCTTTCTAAACAGCGAGAAGCGGAGCATCACTTTAAAAATCAGGTCGATAATTGTCAGAACTACTGGATGGAGCTGCGTAAGAAGCGTAAATCCTACGAGTGGTTGATGGAGAAGAAGCAGAAAGAGAAAGCCAAACTGCAGGATCAAAGAGAACAAAAGCAGATGGATGAGTTTTCAACTTTGCTTTATAGCCGAAAGAAGATGTGA
- a CDS encoding flagellar hook-length control protein FliK, whose translation MNVSPSSNSATNTTSSLLDTGSAASKVEETGDSKGFFESLKEALGFEESGGKAAEKEADSTAKSDVKQASTESEVSGDAMKTESADAKTTDESSEAQSKQAVSEVEGEKTTDKAPVEALSSSEAQLKANSTDDAAIANKADGKDELAKSNDSKEQTAPPQVQASLEVDEPTQASQAAAAMNEGNKLLGQLDEANKTLNQTPNGKALPQQSQLEQAQVDQAQGNIPGASVAGLSAAGEVGKQLQQANEADQGSALEVDSKIAVLTGGKGVSQLTDDEIRQLMDKGVTPEQIEASMSRELNQKNVAQAEAAEQSQALSPADIELAKQVDAHTKALNQLNAQIDSKQSVVDGLLQKQQSGTKLTTDEQAMLAKTTAELDVLDKQLANVQQQATALLSQAPGANNASAEPVAIDWDNTDSNEAKALAAASTVAVATAAQQTTAQAAAQSVSNAATTHAATDKAAMLHANNTHVAQQAAAQQANVAAQQPQAALDPALTAQGVALNAAPAATKAGSTDMLLKAGAGAAALSGLGKAGAKEDLKDTTFAQQIASAAGVQGAATTGSAPTRAEIQAAQQAPLQLTKELANEQVAEKVQMMMSKNLKNLDIRLDPPELGQMKIRMTMNNDVANVHFTVNSQQARDVIEQTLPRLREMLAQQGLQLADSSVQQQNSGQGQDRYNNGEQQSGASRTNDGQGDENLDSGSNLELNVASKRDGISYYA comes from the coding sequence ATGAACGTTAGTCCTTCTTCAAATTCAGCGACCAACACAACGTCATCGTTGTTGGACACAGGTTCTGCCGCTTCAAAGGTAGAGGAAACCGGCGACTCAAAAGGTTTCTTTGAGTCTTTAAAAGAAGCGCTCGGCTTTGAAGAAAGTGGTGGCAAAGCAGCGGAAAAAGAAGCAGACAGCACTGCAAAATCTGATGTTAAACAAGCCTCTACGGAAAGTGAAGTTTCTGGTGATGCAATGAAAACGGAATCAGCAGACGCTAAGACTACGGATGAGTCAAGCGAAGCACAAAGCAAGCAAGCGGTTTCAGAAGTTGAGGGTGAGAAAACCACAGACAAAGCTCCTGTAGAGGCTTTGTCTAGCTCAGAGGCACAGCTCAAAGCCAATTCAACCGATGATGCAGCTATCGCTAACAAGGCGGATGGGAAAGATGAGTTGGCTAAGAGCAATGACTCTAAGGAGCAGACAGCTCCCCCCCAAGTTCAGGCTTCGTTAGAGGTAGACGAACCTACCCAAGCATCGCAAGCAGCGGCAGCGATGAATGAAGGAAACAAGTTATTAGGTCAGTTGGATGAGGCAAATAAAACGCTGAATCAGACGCCGAACGGCAAAGCCTTGCCACAACAGTCTCAGTTAGAACAGGCTCAGGTCGACCAAGCTCAAGGTAATATTCCAGGAGCTTCTGTTGCAGGCTTATCAGCTGCAGGTGAAGTGGGTAAGCAGCTACAGCAAGCCAACGAAGCGGATCAAGGTAGCGCACTAGAAGTTGATTCTAAAATTGCTGTGCTTACTGGCGGGAAAGGCGTTTCGCAACTGACAGATGATGAAATTCGTCAGTTGATGGATAAAGGCGTTACTCCAGAGCAGATTGAAGCAAGCATGAGCCGAGAGCTCAACCAGAAAAATGTGGCACAAGCAGAAGCTGCTGAGCAAAGCCAAGCACTGTCTCCAGCGGATATTGAGTTGGCAAAACAGGTAGATGCACACACCAAAGCGCTCAATCAACTGAATGCTCAGATTGATTCAAAACAGTCCGTTGTTGATGGCCTACTGCAGAAGCAGCAAAGTGGCACAAAGTTGACAACTGATGAGCAAGCGATGCTTGCTAAAACGACCGCTGAGTTAGACGTTTTGGATAAACAACTCGCAAACGTTCAGCAACAAGCAACGGCTTTATTGAGCCAAGCTCCGGGCGCAAACAATGCCTCTGCTGAGCCTGTTGCGATTGATTGGGATAATACAGATTCAAATGAAGCCAAAGCCTTAGCGGCAGCATCGACAGTAGCGGTTGCGACGGCTGCGCAGCAAACTACGGCACAAGCTGCAGCGCAATCGGTAAGTAATGCGGCTACCACTCATGCAGCGACGGATAAAGCAGCAATGCTGCACGCTAATAATACGCATGTAGCCCAACAGGCCGCTGCTCAACAAGCTAATGTCGCAGCACAACAGCCACAAGCTGCGTTGGATCCTGCGTTAACCGCGCAAGGTGTGGCGCTGAATGCAGCACCTGCCGCGACCAAAGCGGGTTCAACAGACATGTTACTTAAGGCCGGTGCTGGTGCGGCTGCTCTTTCTGGCTTAGGCAAAGCCGGTGCTAAGGAAGATTTGAAAGACACCACATTTGCTCAGCAGATCGCTTCTGCGGCTGGCGTACAAGGTGCAGCGACCACCGGTTCGGCACCAACACGAGCCGAGATTCAAGCTGCTCAACAGGCACCGTTGCAGCTGACTAAAGAGCTAGCAAATGAACAGGTCGCTGAAAAAGTACAAATGATGATGTCTAAAAACCTTAAGAACTTAGACATTCGACTCGATCCACCAGAGCTGGGTCAGATGAAGATCCGCATGACCATGAATAATGACGTGGCGAACGTGCATTTTACGGTGAACAGCCAACAGGCGAGGGATGTGATTGAACAAACCTTACCTCGATTGAGAGAGATGCTTGCTCAGCAAGGTCTGCAGCTTGCCGATTCGTCCGTACAACAACAGAACTCCGGTCAGGGGCAAGATAGATACAACAATGGTGAGCAACAATCCGGCGCTAGCCGCACAAATGATGGCCAAGGTGATGAAAACCTTGATAGCGGCAGCAATCTTGAATTGAATGTCGCATC
- the fliI gene encoding flagellar protein export ATPase FliI: MLELANRLSQYKVEGLKSRPIASGKLVRVVGLTLEATGCKAPIGSLCLVETMSGQMEAEVVGFSGDNLFLMPSEQITGILPGARVTPMTTESGIPVGMELLGRVIDGVGNPLDGLGPIYTEQRASFNAEPINPLARKPISEPLDVGLKAINGLLTVGKGQRIGLFAGSGVGKSVTLGMMTRGTTAQVVVVGLIGERGREVKEFIEEILGEDGRKRSVVVAAPADSSPLMRLKGCQTALAVAEYFRDQGLDVLLLMDSLTRFAQAQREIALSVGEPPATKGYPPSVFAKLPALVERAGNGNDEQGSITAFFTVLTEGDDLQDPIADASRAILDGHVVLSREMADAGHYPAIDVEKSVSRVMPQITTEEHVLMSKAVRQVLSICRKNQDLVSIGAYKPGTDPAIDSAFTLKPKLDEYLQQKMKETVPYDMCVNMLKHVLGG, encoded by the coding sequence ATGCTTGAGTTAGCGAACCGTCTTAGTCAATACAAAGTCGAAGGGCTAAAATCACGACCTATTGCATCTGGCAAGTTGGTGCGAGTTGTTGGCTTAACGCTTGAAGCGACCGGCTGTAAAGCGCCGATTGGCAGCTTGTGCTTAGTTGAAACCATGTCTGGTCAGATGGAAGCCGAAGTCGTTGGTTTTTCTGGCGATAATCTGTTTTTGATGCCGAGTGAGCAAATTACCGGGATTTTACCTGGTGCTCGCGTCACGCCAATGACAACCGAAAGTGGTATCCCAGTAGGAATGGAACTCCTTGGTCGAGTGATCGATGGCGTAGGTAATCCACTGGACGGTTTAGGTCCAATCTATACAGAGCAACGCGCTTCATTTAATGCTGAACCAATCAACCCGTTAGCACGTAAACCGATCTCTGAACCACTTGATGTAGGCCTAAAAGCCATTAATGGTTTGCTAACGGTGGGTAAAGGGCAACGTATCGGCCTGTTTGCTGGTTCTGGTGTTGGTAAGTCGGTAACGCTTGGGATGATGACTCGAGGTACAACTGCACAAGTGGTTGTAGTAGGTTTAATCGGTGAGCGTGGACGCGAAGTAAAAGAATTTATCGAAGAGATTCTTGGTGAAGACGGCCGCAAACGATCGGTCGTGGTTGCTGCGCCTGCCGATTCATCGCCACTGATGCGCTTAAAAGGTTGTCAAACTGCACTGGCTGTCGCCGAGTATTTCCGTGACCAAGGCTTAGACGTTCTGCTTCTGATGGATTCATTGACCCGTTTTGCTCAGGCTCAGCGTGAAATTGCTCTGTCTGTTGGCGAGCCGCCAGCAACCAAAGGTTATCCGCCATCAGTTTTCGCCAAGCTCCCTGCGCTAGTGGAACGAGCGGGTAATGGTAATGATGAGCAAGGTTCAATCACGGCCTTCTTTACCGTGTTAACCGAAGGCGATGACCTACAAGATCCCATTGCTGATGCATCGCGAGCGATTCTCGATGGTCACGTTGTGTTGTCACGTGAAATGGCAGATGCGGGTCATTACCCTGCGATTGACGTTGAGAAATCCGTTAGCCGTGTGATGCCTCAAATCACCACCGAAGAACATGTGCTGATGTCGAAAGCCGTAAGACAAGTACTCTCTATCTGTCGCAAGAACCAAGACTTGGTGTCGATTGGTGCTTACAAGCCGGGTACCGATCCTGCGATTGATAGCGCCTTCACCTTGAAGCCAAAATTGGATGAGTACTTACAGCAGAAGATGAAAGAAACGGTGCCATACGACATGTGCGTCAATATGTTGAAACATGTGCTGGGTGGCTAG